The following is a genomic window from Candidatus Alcyoniella australis.
GCCATGTCCCGTCGCCATCGTCGATCAGCTCGGCCTCGACGCCGGTCCAGCGGCAGGTCTCGTACGACAGCGCCGCGCTCAGTCCCACTCGGCGCGTAACGAAATAGTCCAGGCCAATCAGGCCGTGGTAGCCCGCGGCCCAGCCCGAACGCTCGAAGCGTTGACTCTGGTAGAGGTAGTCGCGCTCGCCCGCGGCCGCCCCGGGGTCGAGCTGCCGGTCCTGCAGGTCGGGGCCGGAGATCACACTTTGTACGTAATAGGCGCCCGCGCCCACGCCGACAAAGGGCCGGATCTGGTCGCGCTCGCCTAGAAACATCTGGTATTTAAGGGTAATCAGCGTCGGGAGCACTAGTTGCGAAAACCCGACGTCGACTTCGCTGTCGGGCTGGAAGTACAGCCAGGAGAAGCGTTCGCTGATCTCGAATCCCAGGCCGATGCGCGAGATGTATTTGAATTGCAACGCCGGGCCGAGCACCAGGCTCTCGCGATTGGGTCCATAATAGGATGCACCCTGGCTATCGTAGCTGTAGGTGATGCCCGACATGGTCTTGGCCCAGTCGTTGTCGAGCATGGTCGCGCCGTAGATATCGCTGTCCAGCGGCACGATCCCGTCCAGACTCAGGCCCACGGCGATGCCGCTGCGATGGGCCGCGGCCGGAGCCGCAACGGCCAGCACCAGCAGTGCGGCGATCAGCATCATCGACCTGTCGTGCATCGGGCATTCCCCCTTGAACCGCAAAACCCACACTTATCGACCGCCGCGGCCGCGCTGAAAACGGATCAACGCGGCGCATGCAATACACCGCTCCTTCCCCCCCCGGGACAACGCGTTTATCAGCGCCCGAAGATTGGGAAAAGCGCAAAAATCTCTTTGCCGCTTGGAAAAAACGGCCTATGAACGCGCCAAACTAGCACTTGCCCCACGAGCCTGTCAACGCGCTGACAGGGGCGCTAAACAGGACCGTGCTTGACACCCTACGACAAGCATCTCGATAATGGCCGCACTTGGCCTGGAGTATTAATAAGGGTTCGTAGCGAGGCGCATAAGATGCCGCAAGAACGAGAAAGCCGAGTCGATCCTCCGCAGGCGTACTTGATTCAGTACGTCGAGGACGGATCGGCGAGAATGACGAAATTATTGCGAACATATTGTGCGCCGCAGTAGATCCCTTATGAATAATCCAGGCCTATTTATGAACGCTGATAACCCGCGAATGTTCCCGCTGATCTGCACGATGATCGCCGTGCTGCTGCTGCTGTGCGCGGCCGCGCCTTGCGTTGCGCAGGAAGTAGCGGACCAGGCCGAAGAAACCCAGGGGGCAAAGAAGGCCGAATCCACGCCCCTGGACCTGTTTTTCGGTCCCCAGGCCGGAATGATGTGGCTGTTTCTGTTCGCCGAGGACGTCGAGGAGTACAAGCTGCCGCCGCACTGGGGTTACGGCGGGCACATTGTGAAAATCTGGCACTTTTCCTGGTCGCGCAACATGGCCCTCGAGGGCAGTTTCTTACACAGCGAGGGGGACGGCGAGGTCGAACGACTCGATGGCTCGACCTACACCATCGACGTGATCGCCGACCAAGCCTCGGCAATGGTGGCCTACTTCTTTCCCGGCGCGCGGATCACGCCCTACATCGCCGGCGGGTTCGGCGCGACCTATCTGCGCTGGACGATCAGCGATTCCAACGAGTCGGACGACGAGTGGGACTTGACGCTCAACGCCGGAGCGGGAATGGACGTGCAGATCATCCCCCACTGGACCTTCGGCCCGACCATGCGCGTAACCCAAATTTTCCCCCAAGAGCTGACCAAGGGCTGGATCACCGGCACTTCGTTGTTGCTCCGCACATCGCTTAGGTTCTGAAATGAAATACCCAAAACTGATCGCCGTACTCTCCCTGGCCCTGCTCCTCAGCGCACTGAGCGCCCAGCCCTGCGCGGCCGTGACCGAGCGCGAGCTGGGCCTGGCGGCCCAGGGCGGCTACGAGCTGCTTTTGGGCGAGGCCTCCGACGTGCTCGACGGCGGACCGTGCTTTGGCATCAACGTCTCCTACGGCCTGACCCGCTGGTTCGGACTGGCCCTGGACTCGACCTACGGCATGCACTCGGTGGCGGACGAGGAAAAGTACGGCAAGCTGGATCTG
Proteins encoded in this region:
- a CDS encoding outer membrane beta-barrel protein, which gives rise to MNADNPRMFPLICTMIAVLLLLCAAAPCVAQEVADQAEETQGAKKAESTPLDLFFGPQAGMMWLFLFAEDVEEYKLPPHWGYGGHIVKIWHFSWSRNMALEGSFLHSEGDGEVERLDGSTYTIDVIADQASAMVAYFFPGARITPYIAGGFGATYLRWTISDSNESDDEWDLTLNAGAGMDVQIIPHWTFGPTMRVTQIFPQELTKGWITGTSLLLRTSLRF